One part of the Malus sylvestris chromosome 2, drMalSylv7.2, whole genome shotgun sequence genome encodes these proteins:
- the LOC126607666 gene encoding TMV resistance protein N-like isoform X2, translated as MANQPVPSSSFSTTPSWTYDVFLSYRGADTRINFADHLYQALVRHEIRTFFGHIKLPIGEEISQTILEAIENSRISVIIFSKNYAFSRWCLDELVYILECRKSRGQMTRPIFYKVDPSDVRHQRNSYAAAFAHISRKYENNLEKVQRWRTALTEAANLKGATLNEADSEAQIISDIVKEIHARVNDNCLSSNSSPSNDNNDDQNADDNVGSVGIVRVNQEPIHSIFSPDGKFRRSVTWRKLREPLGSGSYGTVYEGLTEMKLSSISSLSL; from the exons ATGGCCAATCAACCtgtcccttcttcttccttcagcACTACTCCTTCATGGACATACGATGTCTTTTTGAGTTACAGAGGTGCGGATACACGCATCAATTTTGCAGATCATCTTTACCAAGCCTTGGTCCGTCACGAAATCCGCACCTTCTTTGGTCATATAAAACTTCCAATAGGAGAAGAAATATCACAAACTATTCTCGAAGCAATTGAAAACTCGAGAATTTCTGTCATCATATTCTCTAAAAACTATGCTTTTTCAAGATGGTGTTTGGACGAGTTAGTATATATTCTTGAATGTAGAAAGTCAAGGGGACAAATGACAAGGCCAATCTTCTACAAGGTGGATCCATCGGATGTCCGACACCAAAGAAATAGTTATGCTGCTGCGTTTGCTCACATTAGCCGCAAGTATGAGAATAACCTGGAGAAGGTGCAAAGATGGAGGACAGCTCTTACCGAAGCAGCAAATCTGAAAGGAGCTACTCTCAACGAGGCAGA CTCTGAAGCTCAAATAATCAGCGACATTGTTAAGGAGATCCATGCCCGGGTAAATGACAATTGTTTGTCATCCAACTCATCTCCATCCAATGACAATAATGATGATCAAAATGCAGATGACAATGTTGGTTCTGTTGGCATTGTAAGAGTGAACCAGGAGCCAATCCATAGTATTTTTTCGCCGGATGGGAAATTCAGGCGGAGTGTTACGTGGCGAAAACTTCGTGAGCCTTTGGGAAGCGGTTCTTATGGGACTGTGTATGAAGGCTTAACTGA
- the LOC126607762 gene encoding TMV resistance protein N-like, producing the protein MANQLVPSSSFSTTPSWTYDVFLSFGGDTRTNFTDHLYQALVRHGIHTFIAHSELPIGEQISQTLLEAIENSRISVIIFSKNYVSSKWCLDELVHILECRKSKGQMTRPIFYKVHPSDVRHQRNSYGAAFAEHSHKYENDLEKVQRWRTALTEAANLKGATLNEAEYVYF; encoded by the coding sequence ATGGCTAATCAACTTgtcccttcttcctccttcagcACTACTCCTTCATGGACATACGATGTCTTTTTGAGTTTCGGAGGTGATACACGCACCAATTTTACAGATCATCTATACCAAGCCTTGGTCCGTCACGGAATCCACACCTTCATTGCTCATAGTGAACTTCCAATAGGAGAACAAATATCACAAACTCTTCTCGAAGCAATTGAAAACTCGAGAATTTCTGTCATCATATTCTCTAAAAACTATGTGTCTTCAAAATGGTGCTTGGACGAGCTCGTACATATTCTTGAATGTAGAAAGTCAAAGGGACAAATGACAAGGCCAATCTTCTACAAGGTGCATCCATCGGATGTTCGACACCAAAGAAATAGTTATGGTGCTGCGTTTGCTGAACACAGTCACAAGTATGAGAATGACTTGGAGAAGGTGCAAAGATGGAGGACAGCTCTTACAGAAGCAGCGAATCTAAAAGGAGCTACTCTCAATGAGGCAGAGTACGTTTATTTCTGA